A region from the Drosophila takahashii strain IR98-3 E-12201 chromosome 2L, DtakHiC1v2, whole genome shotgun sequence genome encodes:
- the Ccdc85 gene encoding uncharacterized protein Ccdc85 produces the protein MSGNQQQQQQQLQQQLQQQQKSLTNNTTAATTNGATTLGHNLIKINSVDKIIGKAQAATQAINKLQQQQHQQQQQRRSLLPATGGAAANPHQQLSNSAQQQSGTPTPAAQSPAQKQQQQQQQSHQLQTVATIHQPHSTQQQHQQALTSRLPIQQQSAKELPNLAAQQPSQQRRSFHYQLQHQQQQQHQQQSLRSPQLKAPAPAHSIPPRYQPPPQPATGILKPPHLPLKYPPDIPQLSSIYIPDSIKQQQQQQQSRYLQHQSGGGGGAKDMLKFVRKPDQEHPSPNASVTSSGTGIPTVNGGGGRLTAEQNRQLQSLVNELRALKEQNQRLLDDNQELRDLCCFLDDDRQKGRKLAREWQRFGRYTASVMRQEVAAYQNKLRQLDDKQQELITDNLELKELCLYLDEERAHVAANALCAGCGAATRNALRDDGDGSSSSTNADETITALRNYAEQRQLPQDLRHAHTLNDQTLQYVRSLERRIQQLEEERTTPTAHLQQPTTPTPQATPTPTSASVTPASAKAATSPHQQQHQQSQQSQQQQQEIVAAAAAAAAAIQLPEPIAGRPEAVVRALQVLEVREQLERDRLGNLAGSALDQMDDGEKALVREMCNVVWRKLEGSPHGPAALEPL, from the exons ATGTCCGGCaatcaacaacagcagcagcagcaactacaacaacaactacaacagcagcagaagtCATTAACTAACAACACGACGGCAGCAACTACAAACGGAGCAACCACTTTGGGCCataatttgataaaaataaatagcgTTGACAAAATAATAGGCAAAGCCCAGGCAGCGACGCAGGCAATTAACAaactacagcagcaacaacatcagcagcagcaacaacgacgCTCTTTGCTGCCGGCaacaggaggagcagctgctaATCCCCACCAGCAACTCAGCAACTCAGCGCAGCAACAAAGCGGAACGCCAACGCCGGCGGCTCAGTCGCCAgcccaaaagcagcagcagcagcagcaacaatcacATCAATTGCAGACGGTGGCCACGATACACCAGCCGCACTccacgcagcagcaacatcagcaggcTCTGACTTCCCGCCTGCCCATCCAGCAGCAATCCGCTAAAGAATTGCCCAATCTAGCTGCCCAGCAGCCGTCGCAGCAGCGCCGCAGCTTCCACTACCAgttgcaacatcagcagcagcagcaacatcagcagcaatcTCTGCGCAGCCCGCAGCTAAAGGCACCGGCACCCGCCCACTCCATCCCACCGAGGTACCAGCCGCCCCCGCAGCCCGCCACCGGGATCCTCAAGCCACCGCATTTGCCCCTCAAGTATCCGCCGGATATTCCCCAGCTATCCAGCATCTACATACCCGACTCCatcaagcagcagcagcagcagcagcagtcgcgCTATCTGCAACACCAatccggaggaggaggaggagcgaaGGATATGCTCAAGTTTGTGCGCAAGCCGGACCAGGAACACCCATCGCCCAATGCCTCGGTCACGTCCAGCGGCACGGGAATACCCACGGTTAATGGGGGAGGAGGAAGGCTGACCGCCGAGCAGAACCGCCAGCTGCAGTCGCTGGTGAACGAGCTGCGCGCCCTGAAGGAGCAGAATCAGCGGCTGCTGGACGACAACCAGGAGCTGAGGGATCTGTGCTGCTTCCTGGACGACGACCGGCAGAAGGGTCGCAAGTTGGCCAGGGAGTGGCAGAGATTCGGGCGATACACGGCCAGTGTGATGAGGCAGGAGGTGGCCGCCTACCAG AACAAACTACGTCAGCTGGATGACAAGCAGCAGGAGCTAATCACCGACAATCTGGAGCTGAAGGAGCTCTGCCTGTACTTGGACGAGGAGCGCGCCCATGTGGCGGCCAATGCGCTGTGCGCCGGCTGCGGAGCGGCCACCAGGAATGCGCTGCGCGACGATGGAGATGGTTCCAGCTCGAGTACAAATGCGGATGAGACCATCACGGCATTGAGGAACTATGCGGAGCAAAGGCAACTGCCACAG GATCTACGTCATGCCCACACGCTGAACGACCAGACGCTTCAGTATGTACGATCCCTAGAGCGGAGGAtccagcagctggaggaggagcgcaccacgcccaccgcccacctgCAGCAGCCGACGACGCCAACGCCGCAGGCCACACCCACGCCCACATCCGCATCCGTCACACCAGCCTCCGCCAAAGCAGCAACATCGccccaccagcagcaacatcagcaatcgcagcaatcgcagcagcaacagcaggagaTTGTGGCcgctgcagcggcagcagcggcggctaTCCAACTCCCAGAGCCAATTGCCGGACGCCCGGAGGCGGTGGTGCGTGCCCTCCAGGTGCTGGAGGTGCGGGAGCAACTGGAGCGCGATCGCCTGGGCAATCTGGCCGGGAGCGCCCTGGATCAGATGGACGACGGGGAGAAGGCGCTGGTGCGAGAGATGTGCAACGTGGTGTGGCGCAAACTGGAGGGCAGTCCACATGGACCGGCGGCCCTGGAGCCGCTTTAA